GGTGCTCATGGCGGTGCCGGGGCGTCGACGCTGGCGCAGGTGTTTGCCCCGGTGGGTGACGCCGGGGCACGGTGGCCAGCTCACGACGAGTTCGGGTTGTGCGTTGTGGTGTGCCGCTCGACGCGCACTGGCCTGGACGCTGCACAGTCAGCGGTGCTGCAGGCACAAAGCGGCCACGCAGGTAACTGCGAGGTCTTAGGCGTGGTCATCGTTGCGGATGCTCCGGGCAAAACACCAAAGTCGCTGGCGCACCGTGAAAGCGTTCTAGAGGAGCTGACCACGGTATGGCGGGTGCCATATGTGCCTGGCATCCGGGAAAACGACATCGAGGACCTGGCCGTGTGGCAACCGACGTCTGACGCGGACGAGGTCGCTGGACGGGGTAGGAAACGCGCCAAAAAGCAACCGGTCACGGCGGCAGTACCGCAGGTGCTGGCTGATCGTGGCGACGACATTTTCCGCGCGGCATTTGCTGCTCATTCTGATAAGGACAAGTAATGAAACTTTCGACCATGCCCTACCTGATTCTTGCTCAGATGCCGGGGCAAAACATCCAACCACAGGCACCCGCAGAGTTCTCTTCGAAGTTCGACCGCTTGTTGAATCTCGCAATGTATATCGGCATTGGCGTGGCCATCATCGGCGTCATTGTTGCTGGCGCGTCGATGGTGTTGTCGCGACAGCAGGGCAGTAGTGAGGAGGCTACCAGCATGGCACTGCGCATTGGCATCGGTTCCATGGTCATTGGTGGCGCGGGCGCGATTGTCGCGGCGATGCTATGACACTGATCGCCCAGCCACCAACCAGCACCTGGGTGCCGGAAGAAGCAGTAGGCGAGATCACCCGTTGGCTGGACCTCGCGATGTATATCGCACTGGGATTGTCGATCCTCGCTGTGCTGGGCTTCGGAGCGTTGCTCGTCGCTGACCGAAATCGCGGCGAGCCCGTCAGTGCGACCGCTCCGCACATGCGCGGCCTGCAGATCGCACTAGGTGTGTTCATCATCTCCAGTGCGGGCACCCTGGCCAGCTGGATCGTGACGTAAACCCTTCCCAACCCATTTCCAAACAACCGACAGCAAGGACAGACAATGACACACCAACGGCACCGTCGAGTGGCCGCACTTACCATC
The Corynebacterium sp. BD556 genome window above contains:
- a CDS encoding DUF6668 family protein, whose product is MTTITASRRDQLTEATPRMKVDSHTHQALPIAEEKLWDGRGRAPVVWAVGAHGGAGASTLAQVFAPVGDAGARWPAHDEFGLCVVVCRSTRTGLDAAQSAVLQAQSGHAGNCEVLGVVIVADAPGKTPKSLAHRESVLEELTTVWRVPYVPGIRENDIEDLAVWQPTSDADEVAGRGRKRAKKQPVTAAVPQVLADRGDDIFRAAFAAHSDKDK